TTGTTAGTTTTACATGTGCTAACCATGTATAAAGCTTCATAGAAACaggtttttgtcattttagcttAATCCTGCTAAATAATAAAGCTACAAATTGACCTTGATACAAGCATGATGCATGAGGATTTTGTCTTTTAGAATTTGCTGCAAGTTTGGATATCTAGCGACAGTACATGCTGCACTGCATGTTTTTTACTTTTACGTTTGAAAActgtaaaattgtatttaagaTATTTTACAAATTTAAGATATTATACAAATgttcccactgagggacgaataaaggcatatcttaatttttGCGCTCTTGTAGCCTGGGTCTCTGGATTTATACTTCGGTCAAACAACTTCTCCCGAAgtaaacagcttttcttcctgtcactcacacacacacaaacacatacactccAGTGATCTGGATTCAGCTAAATTTGTATCAAAAGAGGCtatttataacaaaaacaaatacattctatgtaaaaatgcatgctaaGCAGCAGCCATGGTACAATATAAaatggtacaatcttgatcacatgacattttggGCAACGACATTGAAGAGCAATGTTTCttagctttttttatttttttttttaagaaatgcaTTCTCATCTCTTTGCAGGCTCTCTCACTGAGAGTTATGATGAGCTGGGCAACCGCTACCAGCTGCCAGCATACACTTTAGCCCCTCCTGTCAACCTCATCACCGAAACATGCAACGAAAGCAAAGTTGGCGAATCCACGCAAAAACAAGCGCAGCCTCCTCCCTGCAGGCAAGAGTTCCAGCTGCGTGTGCGACTGTCCACCGGTGAGAAATGTCCAATCTAATGATGAATGACAGCCTTGAAAGCATCATGATATATCATGATTGTTGCTTTCGTAGGAGAGGATGTGCGTCTGACAGCCAGCATGGCCGACTCCATCGCTGAGTTGAAGAAGCAGCTGGAACAACAAGAGGACATTGATGTCTCCCGCCAGAGGTGGTTCTTCTCAGGGAAACTTCTCACTGACAAAACTCGTCTGCAGGATGCCAAAATCCAGAAAGACTTTGTTGTCCAAGTCATCGTCAACGTGAACCCTCCAGTTATATCCAactgaaacaaagcaaaaggGCCACAAAGTGGTGGTATTTAAATGGAAGCAGGGCTGGACATGTTTATGAGATTTTGTGTACAATTTTATATATAAGAGAATTGCTTTTATATTGTtcctttttgtatttgttttccctgtttttccaaagaaattaagaatatataaaaaaaaaacttggaaacCCTTTAGAAGGGTAGAATCATAGTATGCACATCCTTGTTTTTGTCCTATCACTTACActgtcattgtttacaccaaTATTCTTCttagtgttgtgtttttcttgtgttAATGGAAAACTTAAACATATTTGCTTCGGATCCAAAtacagaaaaacattttttttctttatgtaaTTTGAGAGGACGACAGGAAGAAACATGTAAATATCAGCATCATTGTGTTGTTTGGTCATTCTatttcaaataaagacacaaagtacaaaaacaataacGATTGTTATATATGAAGTACATAAATGCTAAGAGGATGACAAACTACaacttttaaatataatatatacaacatttaaatagtaaaataaagaaatatccAGAGTTCAACATCGTTTGCTGCAGAAGTGTTTGTTTTGAGCTAGACAGTGACCCCTAGTGGCAAAATATCCTAAGGAAAAAAACGACGTGACGTCATCAATTGAGCGACAGCGTCAGCTGGAACCTGCGTGTACACAGAGCAGGGGAAGCGTGGTTATTTTCTACCCGCTAAAATGGTTAAATCTGGGAAACTTCGATCCGGGACGAGCGCTAAACTCAAACGATGGAAGAAAGGACACAGCAGCGACTCAAATCCGCAGACGAGTCGACATCGACAGGCTGCTAAAAGTCGCTTCTTTAGCCGACCCTCGGGTATGCTGTACTTTTTGCACGTGGGATTGAATGGGGATGGGCTAACTTGAGCTAACCTTAGCCAGTTAGCATAACCTTTTAGTGAACAAAACTCCAGAAATGTCATAATGTAATTGACGTTTTCTTACTTTTATGGACGAATGCTGGATGTTAATTTACAAACATATGGCGTAAATGCAATGGTCACAGGCTTTTAGGTACACACCACAGTTTGACAAGAATAGAACGTAAGGTGACCAATAACAATGACTAATAGAAACACATACACAACTTAAACACGTTACAGATCTCACAGTGTCATTTCAAATAGTGTCTTTATGTAAAAGCTGAATCTTGACACAGCTCTTGTGCAGTGTTGGGAGAATGCggctgtacctaatgttatggctgATGAGTTTAGGACTGCAGTCATTCATCAATCGACTTGTTTACTTTCTTTGTGAAGAGTGTAATGATTAATTCTGAGATAATGTAAAAGATCAAATACATTGAAAATGCTTCTATTCACTCTCAATTGATGTTACACAAGCTGCATGGAAGTGTCATGATTGTGTACGCATCTTACAAACATGTACATTATAGTTTAATTAGTTGTGTTAATTCCACTTGTTTTGTTTCCCCCCCATGCAGGAAAGAGCGACCTGACAGTAGATGCTCTAAAACTACACAATGAGCTACAGACAGGTCCGTTGGAGGTCAGCACAGACAGGCAGAGGGATGCGTTCATGGAAGATGAACCGGATCAGGCGTTATCAGACAGAACGTCAGGCACCTTCCTCAGCGGCCTGTCAGATTGCTCCAACCTGACCTTTAGGAAAGTGCAGCGATTCTGGGAATCCAATTCGGCTGCTCACAAAGAGGTACGGCGATGTTATAATGTGTCATTCTGTGGAAGTCTGCAAAAACGGTTTGTATCGTGGAAATAATGCTCTATGCGTCCATGTGCATTTCAGATCTGTGCAGTGTTGGCAGCTGTAACTGAGGTGATTCGCAGTCAGGGAGGGAAGGAGACAGAAACAGAATACTTTGCTGCTTTGGTAAGTGTTCTGATCAACTGGTCCATAATCATAAGGAATTCCATAATAAAGACAACTAAAGCTGTGAGCTGTGTTATGTAAATCCAGTCCTTTACACATACACAGTTTATGAAATTGTGGAGTTAACTTTTACAAGTTGTAAgacattttattgttgttgcatATCACAATGGAATAAAACTTCATTTTGTGtgcattcaaataaaaaaatatatagtatgtgaGAGTAGCATGTGTATTTTTGCAGATGACCACTTTGGAGGTGGTGGATTCACCGGAGTCACAGGCTGCAGTGGCATACCTCCTCAACCTCACCATGAAAAGGTCGAGCAAGTAGTTTCCCCCAAATCGACACTTTCAGTTAAAGTTCTTGAAGATGGAGAATAACAATTATGTCCGTTATTTCATACTCTCAGGGTTCCTGCTCCGGTTCTCATGTCCAAGTTCTCAGACACCACTAAGGCTCTGATGGATGTCATGTCCCAACAAACCACGCCCGAAACAGGCTCAGCTCTCAGATGGgtgaatactgtttttttttttctttttttaaaattaattgtgCACATCAGAGATTGATTGTCTTGTTGTCATTCCTAGATTCTGTCATGCTTGGCTACTCTACTGAGGAAACAAGACGTGGCTGTGTGGGCGTACCCGTCCACTCTACAGGCTTACCACGGTTTGCTCAGCTTCACAGTGCACAGCAAACCTAAGGTcagcacattattattattcttaagtAGGGAATAGTTAAACACAGTGCTTTAAATGATATATAAAATGTCTTCTCTGAGCAGGTCCGTAAAGCAGCACAGCATGGAGTGTGCTCCATCCTGCGAggaagtgacttcctgtttgcagaCAAAGCGCCCACCAATCACCCTGCTTCAGCAACCACAGCCAAGTTCTGCATCAAGGAGATGGAGCAGGCAGGAGGTAGGGTATCCATATTTGTTTCCACCTTTCTAATCAAGGTTGTAGtactatttgcatattttttttgtgtgcagtcAACAGAGAGGACACCACCACGCTGCATGTGCTGGGCCTCCTCAAAGAGGTGGTGCCAACGTTCCCGCTCGGGGCCATCAAGTCGTGTTGTGAGACACTGCTGCGAGTGATGACGCTCAGCCATGTGGTGAGAACATTAgcagaaaacaataaaatgctTTGAATCGGACAAACAATTCAAACCATTAGTCATGAACATACTGTAGACATGaatttattaacttatttacattttgtaatagTCCGTCTTTCAAATTTATAGTTAATAGTGGCCAAAAGTGTATGCAATGCTGTCCTCACATTAAAAGGTGACAATTGCTGTTTGTAGTTGGTGACTGCCAGCGCCATGCAGACCTTCCATAAACTCTTCAGTGCAAAGCCAGGTGCCTCCAGCTTGTCACCTGAACTCAACGCACAGATCATCACAGTAAGACATCATCAACATGGCGGTATTTTTGTGGAATGAAACATAATTTCTAAGTATAATTTCTCAGGCGTTGTATGACTACCTGCCCAGTGAGAGTGATCTGCAGCCTCTGTTGGCCTGGCTAGCTGTCATGGAGAAGGCACACATTCACTTGGCAAGgtaacacatttttacatcatgGAATTTGGCTGTAGTATCTTTGGCTGTGTGTATCTTTGTGGTCAAATGAGTTAAGTGTGTTGTGTGTAGTCTGCAGAGCTCTTTGAGTCTGGGCCACCTTCCTCGCCTCTTCTCTGCCGCCATGTCGTGTCTCTTGTCGCCTCACACACAGGTGGTGTCTGCGGCCGCCAGCACACTCAAGGTAAAGGAAAATGCATAGCTGTAACCACTTGTTCTGacaacaaaatgttgtcatcatgtagggaatcataagtcacgtttacatggacccaaatattccaattccattatctttgtatacacctcattccgaaagaaaagtgccaatccgaatgaatacataatcggattcacaggggtggaatattcctttccccaatccgattgaggtatcttgtacccgctcaatcggaaagttgtcagggtgcgtttttcttcgtggtgtttttcttcttctgttgtttattggcggttggcaagcagctttcgtgtgcattactgccatctgtggaacagaatctaaacccttctatacgccattcacaagtccagttttattaaaaaagaaaatacatatctatataaaacatgtgtcgagcttaattataaaatattagcaagattgaactttatcttttcctgttcccgggtgcgttctttcagcgaatgctgagatatgacgtaacacgcagctcgagacgttcttcgatttaaaaaaaatggaggtgagcaatcgcactggactgctgtggaaagtttgtttttgattcaaacaaaatttcaagactggacgaacgaaaaactggcaatacggagttattccaacaagtgaaataaaaactcgaggaagtcggtatcacgtgatgtttgtgttaacgctttactgcgcatgccccattgactattctggttgattatagcggcgcatgtagacatgcgattggaatattcctttccatgtataccattgctttcggaaagagaaaaactcctcatgtaaacgtggctactgactggttgtttttaaaataaattttctaACTTTCATGCACTGAAAATATGGTgataaacaacaacattttccaTGCAAAACTGTCCATACACCTATTTATGACCAATTTACTGATTGGCACGCCATTGCGGGGACAAAAATGTGTGCAATTGTACATTAAGCTTAACCCATCAGACCCGCTGTTGTAGCTTCATGGAGGAAATGCGGTGCTAACATTATGATGCATTTATCTTCAGATGCTGTTGATAGAGTGTGTGGGCCCTCACATGGAGGAAATTGGCACGGTCACTGCCACGGCGTCTGTAGGGAACCCTTCCTATGTCTGCAAAATGTTTCGGTAAGGCTCCAGAGTCAAGTTGCCATCATATATTGTTTCTAAATATTAATTTCTCATTAAATTGTGAAGTTAATACTTGCACGTGTGTTGTTACAGTATAATCGAAGAAGGGCTGTCCTATCGCTTCCATGCTTCCTGGCCATTTGTTTTGCAAATACTCGGTTGCTTTTACAAGGTTGCAGGGAAACAGGCACACCCCATCATGACCAAGgtatcacaatcaaatattattagttatatttaattgtacttgtatacagtatgtctgtgTATATGCTTTTTTAATTCTCTTAGAATTTACTTGTCTATTttgttatgaaaatattaacttTATTATCATTTTGAGGCTAAATAGGGGCACAGGacagtgtgtgcatgttttgtgGGAAATTGTATTCAATGTAATTTTGTTGTACTGTGTGTTCATGGAAGTTTTTCTCCCCATCCCAGTCCTTACAGTCTCTTGCCGACCTTCGTGAAACCCCTCGATTCCCCTTCAGTGGTGAGTTGGATCTGGCAGTAGGGGGCGCTGTGGAGAGCATGGGCCCAGAAGTTGTACTGGCAACGGTGCCGCTTAACATTACTGGCTATGAGTAAGTCTCACATTGATACAAACACCTAAGTAAGTCTTTCTGGATGGAACTCTAACTGTGGTCTTGGCCAGCGACAACCTGGAGTTCCCCCGCAGCTGGCTGATTCCGGTCATTCGTGATCACCTAAAGAACACTAAGCTGGGCTTCTTCAACTCCTACTTCCTCCCTCTGGCCTACACGCTCAAGCAGAGAGGTGAATTGTGTGGCGTTATGGTGCATATTTGAAAATAGGATTTTTCCTTCTTAATTTGGATCCTGTGTTCAGCTGAAGAGTTGGAGCAAGTCGGTCAGAAGTTGGAGGCCAAAGTCTATCAGACATTACAGCTTCAGGTAAACTCTTTGTCATGCATCCTGCATCCTTGCATACAGGCAAGCGTCTATTAGAGTAAGGGCCACTATTTAAGGAAATACGATGTTTTGTATTGTCTGTCTTTCAGATATGGACAATGTTACCTGGTTTTTGCACATGTCCCGTGGACTTGGTGGCGTCCTTCAAAGGAGTCGCCCGCTCACTCGGCATGGCCATCAACGAGCGGCCCGACCTGCGGCTCACAGTGTGCCAGGCTCTGCGCACCATTATCAATAAGAGCTGCACTACCGGTACATTGTTGTGTtaatacaaaacacacactaCATTTGACATTGCGATCTTTGACCGCCGCTGCGTCTTCACAGAGGACGAAAAAGCTGAAGTGAGTCGCTTCTCCAAGAACTTTCTTCCCATCTTCTTCAACGTGTTCAGCCAGC
The window above is part of the Doryrhamphus excisus isolate RoL2022-K1 chromosome 20, RoL_Dexc_1.0, whole genome shotgun sequence genome. Proteins encoded here:
- the LOC131107949 gene encoding ubiquitin domain-containing protein 1-like isoform X1 — translated: MWQANCRRMHHLADWVSGTVMGGCVGRRSRTDGQGSTRSLTRSKKRGGRNEPLRKERPKWKSEYPMTEGQLRSKRDEFWDTAPAFDGRKEIWDALRAAALAAECSDLELAQAIVDGACITLPHGSLTESYDELGNRYQLPAYTLAPPVNLITETCNESKVGESTQKQAQPPPCRQEFQLRVRLSTGEDVRLTASMADSIAELKKQLEQQEDIDVSRQRWFFSGKLLTDKTRLQDAKIQKDFVVQVIVNVNPPVISN
- the LOC131107949 gene encoding ubiquitin domain-containing protein 1-like isoform X2, with the translated sequence MGVPNSREYDYYHSPNPPLRVLLKRRNEPLRKERPKWKSEYPMTEGQLRSKRDEFWDTAPAFDGRKEIWDALRAAALAAECSDLELAQAIVDGACITLPHGSLTESYDELGNRYQLPAYTLAPPVNLITETCNESKVGESTQKQAQPPPCRQEFQLRVRLSTGEDVRLTASMADSIAELKKQLEQQEDIDVSRQRWFFSGKLLTDKTRLQDAKIQKDFVVQVIVNVNPPVISN
- the rrp12 gene encoding RRP12-like protein isoform X2: MVKSGKLRSGTSAKLKRWKKGHSSDSNPQTSRHRQAAKSRFFSRPSGKSDLTVDALKLHNELQTGPLEVSTDRQRDAFMEDEPDQALSDRTSGTFLSGLSDCSNLTFRKVQRFWESNSAAHKEICAVLAAVTEVIRSQGGKETETEYFAALMTTLEVVDSPESQAAVAYLLNLTMKRVPAPVLMSKFSDTTKALMDVMSQQTTPETGSALRWILSCLATLLRKQDVAVWAYPSTLQAYHGLLSFTVHSKPKVRKAAQHGVCSILRGSDFLFADKAPTNHPASATTAKFCIKEMEQAGVNREDTTTLHVLGLLKEVVPTFPLGAIKSCCETLLRVMTLSHVLVTASAMQTFHKLFSAKPGASSLSPELNAQIITALYDYLPSESDLQPLLAWLAVMEKAHIHLASLQSSLSLGHLPRLFSAAMSCLLSPHTQVVSAAASTLKMLLIECVGPHMEEIGTVTATASVGNPSYVCKMFRIIEEGLSYRFHASWPFVLQILGCFYKVAGKQAHPIMTKSLQSLADLRETPRFPFSGELDLAVGGAVESMGPEVVLATVPLNITGYDDNLEFPRSWLIPVIRDHLKNTKLGFFNSYFLPLAYTLKQRAEELEQVGQKLEAKVYQTLQLQIWTMLPGFCTCPVDLVASFKGVARSLGMAINERPDLRLTVCQALRTIINKSCTTEDEKAEVSRFSKNFLPIFFNVFSQQPADGESTAYRMAVLDTIKVYLTVTDPQMIAAFLEKATERLTSSESTEFTRLSMMDLVVAMAPFLNQLNMTKTFQLIRPYLETKEVGMQKKAYRVLEEMCAGEQEECRRFVVANLEMLKAVLLETLKNASSPAKRPRLKCLIHIVKRLDNEHKDFITSLLPEVIICTKEVSVGARKSAYTLLVEIGNAFVRFCGNCKEAVEQYLSLVYAGLTGSTTMITCTVLALTRLVYEYNDTIEVSTMEQLLHNVCLLLGSRTREVVKAALGFIKVILFVREPKTLASHVNVLMEGIGNVNDDMRRHFRVKLKNVFTKFIRKFGFELVKSMLPPEHHKVLANIRKAEARNKRHKQASEQQDDSDSEEEAPKNKSDGIEDILAGSESDLSEDEGKAAAKKKPGKQQKGRAWLKEGEADDPLNFLDPKVSQRVLATNPEMKRSVKTEHGFKVTSDGRLIIKEDEDEDVNQKDDEEIKDVLEEAGVKSKKTQKRKIKDDPMDNMDVEPQLKYKAGGKGIHRALDGSRDFGAEYKSKKGKGDVKKQGKPDPYAYIPLRKAQLNRRKRAKLQGQFKGMVKGAQKGAMAGRKKMLKSKRKA
- the rrp12 gene encoding RRP12-like protein isoform X1; the encoded protein is MVKSGKLRSGTSAKLKRWKKGHSSDSNPQTSRHRQAAKSRFFSRPSGKSDLTVDALKLHNELQTGPLEVSTDRQRDAFMEDEPDQALSDRTSGTFLSGLSDCSNLTFRKVQRFWESNSAAHKEICAVLAAVTEVIRSQGGKETETEYFAALMTTLEVVDSPESQAAVAYLLNLTMKRVPAPVLMSKFSDTTKALMDVMSQQTTPETGSALRWILSCLATLLRKQDVAVWAYPSTLQAYHGLLSFTVHSKPKVRKAAQHGVCSILRGSDFLFADKAPTNHPASATTAKFCIKEMEQAGVNREDTTTLHVLGLLKEVVPTFPLGAIKSCCETLLRVMTLSHVLVTASAMQTFHKLFSAKPGASSLSPELNAQIITALYDYLPSESDLQPLLAWLAVMEKAHIHLASLQSSLSLGHLPRLFSAAMSCLLSPHTQVVSAAASTLKMLLIECVGPHMEEIGTVTATASVGNPSYVCKMFRIIEEGLSYRFHASWPFVLQILGCFYKVAGKQAHPIMTKSLQSLADLRETPRFPFSGELDLAVGGAVESMGPEVVLATVPLNITGYDDNLEFPRSWLIPVIRDHLKNTKLGFFNSYFLPLAYTLKQRAEELEQVGQKLEAKVYQTLQLQIWTMLPGFCTCPVDLVASFKGVARSLGMAINERPDLRLTVCQALRTIINKSCTTEDEKAEVSRFSKNFLPIFFNVFSQQPADGESTAYRMAVLDTIKVYLTVTDPQMIAAFLEKATERLTSSESTEFTRLSMMDLVVAMAPFLNQLNMTKTFQLIRPYLETKEVGMQKKAYRVLEEMCAGEQEECRRFVVANLEMLKAVLLETLKNASSPAKRPRLKCLIHIVKRLDNEHKDFITSLLPEVIICTKEVSVGARKSAYTLLVEIGNAFVRFCGNCKAEAVEQYLSLVYAGLTGSTTMITCTVLALTRLVYEYNDTIEVSTMEQLLHNVCLLLGSRTREVVKAALGFIKVILFVREPKTLASHVNVLMEGIGNVNDDMRRHFRVKLKNVFTKFIRKFGFELVKSMLPPEHHKVLANIRKAEARNKRHKQASEQQDDSDSEEEAPKNKSDGIEDILAGSESDLSEDEGKAAAKKKPGKQQKGRAWLKEGEADDPLNFLDPKVSQRVLATNPEMKRSVKTEHGFKVTSDGRLIIKEDEDEDVNQKDDEEIKDVLEEAGVKSKKTQKRKIKDDPMDNMDVEPQLKYKAGGKGIHRALDGSRDFGAEYKSKKGKGDVKKQGKPDPYAYIPLRKAQLNRRKRAKLQGQFKGMVKGAQKGAMAGRKKMLKSKRKA